In one window of Pseudodesulfovibrio sediminis DNA:
- a CDS encoding potassium channel family protein, giving the protein MLASKEVGVIGLGKFGFAFAKALTELGCDVVGVDRREDNVRRAQDLLAQVYELDATDEKALAQAGFQDLDKVIVSTGSSMEASILVVLNLQAMGVKNIWVKAISEEHERVLYKLGVPFVVFPEAFVAFQLAHRLVAPGIQEYFGLGKNVVTREIVVDKWTGKNLRDLDLTNTFNVQVIAFRHSGESEFRFVPQADRALEQGDVLVMLGKAEDMMQIENF; this is encoded by the coding sequence ATGTTGGCAAGCAAGGAAGTCGGTGTCATCGGGCTGGGCAAGTTTGGGTTCGCCTTTGCCAAGGCGTTAACTGAACTTGGGTGTGATGTTGTTGGGGTAGACAGGCGTGAGGACAACGTTCGGCGCGCGCAGGATCTTCTGGCCCAGGTATACGAGCTGGATGCCACCGATGAAAAAGCCCTGGCGCAAGCCGGATTTCAGGATCTGGACAAGGTCATTGTCTCTACCGGCAGTTCCATGGAGGCCTCCATTCTGGTTGTCCTGAATCTGCAGGCCATGGGCGTGAAGAACATCTGGGTCAAGGCGATCAGTGAAGAACACGAGCGGGTGCTGTACAAGCTCGGCGTGCCGTTTGTCGTCTTTCCCGAGGCGTTTGTCGCGTTCCAATTGGCCCATCGCCTCGTGGCCCCGGGCATTCAGGAATATTTCGGATTGGGCAAGAACGTGGTCACCCGCGAAATCGTTGTGGATAAGTGGACCGGAAAGAACTTGCGTGATCTTGATTTGACCAATACTTTCAATGTTCAGGTCATTGCTTTCCGTCATTCAGGTGAATCCGAGTTCCGGTTTGTGCCCCAGGCAGACAGGGCTTTGGAGCAGGGTGATGTGTTGGTCATGCTCGGCAAGGCCGAAGACATGATGCAAATAGAAAATTTCTAG